From the Brassica rapa cultivar Chiifu-401-42 unplaced genomic scaffold, CAAS_Brap_v3.01 Scaffold0130, whole genome shotgun sequence genome, one window contains:
- the LOC117129766 gene encoding uncharacterized protein LOC117129766: MDDWFTYYGVPKKERLAHAIKQLSGKAYSWWKRVDKTHGKSPEEVVANWEDLKDVMIRKYVTTLPTQETRRKYPRRFSNGVSKEAKKVVPQQGHRSLIYQDQIQPSQMPTVLYDQYQPYEVSKAMEKKKLVSQNTLARHKEKSDKPIFQEKAKDVKTGPEVQKDTITQSLLRSKVVHDLSPRDKKILNPNKEEPSSQGLKKQEFKEEEPPDVTLVMDQKIVQETMQSILLKEAKPKQYQ; encoded by the exons ATGGATGATTGGTTTACATACTATGGTGTGCCAAAGAAGGAGAGGCTAGCTCATGCCATCAAACAACTTTCTGGAAAAGCTTACTCATGGTGGAAAAGAGTAGATAAGACACATGGTAAAAGTCCAGAAGAGGTTGTCGCCAATTGGGAAGATCTTAAAGATGTTATGATCAGGAAGTATGTGACTACACTTCCCACGCAAGAAACCAGAAGAAAATACCCAAGGAGATTTTCAAATGGTGTGTCCAAAGAGGCAAAGAAAGTTGTGCCACAACAAGGACATAGAAGCTTGATCTATCAAGACCAGATTCAGCCAAGCCAGATGCCCACGGTTTTATATGATCAATACCAACCTTATGAGGTCTCAAAGgccatggagaagaagaagcttgtCAGCCAAAACACGTTGGCCAGAcacaaagaaaaatcagacaaaccGATTTTTCAAGAGaaggccaag gaTGTTAAGACAGGTCCTGAAGTCCAGAAAGACACGATCACCCAATCCTTGTTGAGATCAAAAGTTGTCCATGATTTAAGTCCAAGAGACAAGAAGATTTTAAACCCAAATAAAGAAGAGCCATCCAGCCAAG GACTTAAGAAGCAAgaatttaaagaagaagaaccaccagACGTGACTCTTGTGATGGACCAGAAGATTGTTCAAGAGACAATGCAGTCCATAttgcttaaagaagcaaaaccaaaacaataccAAG